From one Thunnus maccoyii chromosome 6, fThuMac1.1, whole genome shotgun sequence genomic stretch:
- the LOC121898387 gene encoding uncharacterized protein LOC121898387 isoform X1, with amino-acid sequence MDVLGPDIHANNIGKIHLVQFDSEGVFGWIPTQKEIINQLLSEPIELLNTRPRKRRDTDEEDDDYDLAVLPRIPNPVACLSSGDMLIFHLTINHTDRHLSHFPVYQKDHLFNSNPSWDFGAFRRLQILMKQTNFNSTRFAHVFSETGKYVFVDNAVPEWSMVVVVSEEGTECDPRAAVFQPMTPAQLVKYGIVKQHRLNLLPDWGLIAGILSVLLVVVVVVTTTVLVLRPGKAKLVSQWRTKPKWRNLGEPFCPVECVCSGESLVVPNLDGLLGRRGVGEGAEAEEPAVSKGGGVLGRCDLEEFNVKTLYDKLEDQNLHIASQLARHRKDTQEFYRNICQQTETFKNVFENMDHKKLSLLKELLVHNSMRDEPSNGSARERDTQAEASIALLGAVLRSVEALLCRLTGDAWQNQDLPSPPYCHTAPPDARECEPQAGYTQIGDTNMCYTQFSSMNMTKAEALPHEPIHLQSTAPCLSDYDLSKLVSISPLFRTLQEIQLSLHNLTAGDPSQQLNNVLGHSAQENHDVQLIPTALDKLSPQHSAIFLFGCQVMQLLANCPLFPSVLLLLAKSIPVSSSSSNEGLLAHCLGDFYFDATNQILYLSEAKLQHVGHFIATILQSMAHIASGSKPQSFMQALHEAISALSLQLFNFSFKWITAESKLDASDGQQGALVEEFLNIRVPTEAQFTEHLLASRFEKYKYFKLEQLISNIKPSSTEDTEKGLPPKGTPMQMSCIEEEIDRMNESFLQLSVQLQKRAHMSTWQKERENSAGNHSAGATPTSMPCLSRNGTILLELKRRYVSQRLNELQITLGQIRQCQQHDDKSKDRTRGHTQTDSNTTQRGHSEHYPGVDGCSPSEGQRQDSIPASQSHGQQTAESRGLGSYKPESHISDQQRSDTVQTPNLDTLLDCQMQKSQDLLHLSVPRTEELNSQITIENTTGHTDIDAMWGATDLNMDK; translated from the exons ATGGATGTTTTAGGACCAGATATCCATGCGAATAATATTGGGAAGATCCATTTGGTCCAGTTTGACTCTGAAGGAGTGTTTGGCTGGATTCCGACACAAAAAGAGATTATTAATCAGCTTCTCTCAG AACCAATTGAACTCCTAAATACAAGACCCCGGAAGAGGAGAGACacagatgaagaagatgatgattaTGACTTAGCTGTCCTTCCTCGTATCCCAAACCCTGTCGCCTGTCTGTCCTCTGGTGACATGCTCATTTTCCATCTCACCATCAACCACACGG ATCGCCATCTCAGCCACTTTCCAGTGTATCAGAAAGACCATCTGTTTAACAGTAACCCCAGCTGGGACTTTGGTGCCTTCAGACGTCTGCAGATACTCATGAAGCAGACAAACTTCAACTCCACAAG ATTTGCCCATGTGTTTTCAGAAACAGGGAAGTATGTGTTTGTGGACAATGCTGTTCCAGAGTGGAGTATGGTGGTCGTTGTGAGTGAGGAGGGGACAGAGTGTGACCCTCGGGCCGCTGTCTTTCAGCCCATGACCCCAGCACAGCTGGTCAAGTATGGGATTGTCAAGCAGCACCGACTCAACCTTCTACCAGATTGGGGACTAATTGCAG GGATCCTGAGTGTGCTGCTGGTGGTAGTTGTGGTTGTGACCACCACAGTGCTGGTTCTACGGCCCGGCAAAGCAAAGCTTGTGTCCCAGTGGAGGACAAAGCCCAAGTGGCGCAACCTTGGGGAGCCCTTCTGTCCAGTGGAGTGTGTTTGCAGTGGAGAAAG CCTAGTTGTCCCAAACTTAGATGGCCTCCTTGGCAGAAGGGGTGTAGGAGAGGGAGCAGAGGCCGAAGAGCCTGCTGTTTCAAAGGGAG GAGGCGTGTTGGGGCGCTGTGATTTAGAGGAGTTCAATGTGAAAACTCTGTACGACAAACTAGAGGATCAGAACCTCCACATAGCCTCACAACTGGCCCGACACCGCAAAGACACACAGGAGTTCTACAGAAACATTTGCCAACAGACTGAAACGTTCAAG AATGTCTTTGAGAATATGGATCATAAAAAACTGAGTCTTCTTAAAGAGCTGCTAGTCCATAATTCTATGAGGGATGAACCATCAAATGGcagtgcgagagagagagatacacaaG CTGAGGCATCTATAGCATTACTGGGAGCTGTTCTCAGGTCAGTGGAAGCTCTTTTATGCAGGCTGACAGGAGATGCTTGGCAGAACCAGGATTTGCCTAGTCCCCCATACTGCCATACTGCTCCTCCTGATGCCAGGGAATGTGAGCCACAAGCTGGATACACCCAAATCGGTGACACCAACATGTGTTACACACAG TTTTCATCGATGAATATGACCAAAGCAGAAGCTCTTCCCCATGAGCCAA TCCATCTACAGAGCACAGCCCCTTGTCTAAGTGATTATGACCTGTCCAAGTTGGTCAGCATATCTCCTTTATTCAGGACCCTGCAAGAGATCCAGCTGTCTTTGCATAACCTCACCGCAGGTGATCCTAGTCAACAGCTCAACAATG TTCTAGGGCATTCGGCCCAGGAGAACCATGATGTCCAACTTATCCCAACTGCACTAGACAAACTCTCGCCTCAACACTCCGCCATTTTCCTGTTTGGTTGCCAGGTGATGCAGCTGCTTGCAAACTGCCCCTTGTTCCCCTCTGTGCTTCTGCTACTGGCCAAATCTATCCCTGTTTCATCATCTTCCTCTAATGAAGGTCTGCTGGCACATTGCTTAGGGGACTTTTATTTTGATGCGACCAATCAAATCCTTTATCTGTCAGAGGCCAAGCTTCAGCACGTGGGACATTTTATCGCTACCATTCTGCAGTCCATGGCCCACATAGCATCAG gaTCCAAACCCCAGAGCTTTATGCAAGCTCTCCATGAGGCCATTTCAGCTCTAAGCCTTCAACTGTTCAACTTTTCTTTCAAATGGATCACAGCAGAG TCAAAACTCGATGCATCAGACGGGCAACAGGGTGCGTTAGTTGAGGAATTTCTCAACATTAGAGTTCCCACTGAGGCGCAGTTCACTGAGCATCTACTAGCCAGCAG GTTTGAGAAATACAAATACTTCAAGTTAGAGCAGCTCATCTCGAACATCAAACCGAGTTCAACTGAGGACACAGAGAAAG GGCTACCACCAAAAGGGACTCCGATGCAG ATGTCCTGTATAGAGGAAGAAATAGACCGTATGAATGAGTCTTTCTTGCAGCTGAGTGTGCAGCTACAGAAGAGAGCTCACATGAGCACGTGgcaaaaggagagagagaacagtgctGGCAACCATTCTGCG GGGGCAACTCCGACAAGCATGCCATGCCTGAGTCGCAATGGAACAATCCTGCTGGAACTGAAGAGACGCTATGTATCACAGCGCCTCAATGAGCTCCAAATCACGTTAGGCCAGATCCGACAGTGCCAGCAGCATGACGACAAGTCAAAAGACAGGACAAGAGGccatacacaaacagacagcaaCACCACTCAGCGGGGGCACAGCGAGCATTATCCTGGCGTAGATGGCTGCAGTCCCTCTGAGGGCCAGCGGCAGGACAGTATTCCAGCCAGCCAGAGTCACGgccaacaaacagcagagagcagaggtcTTGGTAGCTATAAACCTGAGAGTCATATTTCTGACCAGCAGAGGAGTGATACTGTCCAGACCCCCAACCTTGACACATTACTTGACTGCCAGATGCAAAAGAGCCAAGATCTGCTGCATCTCAGTGTCCCTCGAACAGAGGAACTAAATAGTCAGATTACAATTGAAAATACAACTGGACATACCGATATTGATGCCATGTGGGGGGCTACTGATCTGAATATGGATAAATGA
- the LOC121898387 gene encoding uncharacterized protein LOC121898387 isoform X2: protein MDVLGPDIHANNIGKIHLVQFDSEGVFGWIPTQKEIINQLLSEPIELLNTRPRKRRDTDEEDDDYDLAVLPRIPNPVACLSSGDMLIFHLTINHTDRHLSHFPVYQKDHLFNSNPSWDFGAFRRLQILMKQTNFNSTRFAHVFSETGKYVFVDNAVPEWSMVVVVSEEGTECDPRAAVFQPMTPAQLVKYGIVKQHRLNLLPDWGLIAGILSVLLVVVVVVTTTVLVLRPGKAKLVSQWRTKPKWRNLGEPFCPVECVCSGESLVVPNLDGLLGRRGVGEGAEAEEPAVSKGGGVLGRCDLEEFNVKTLYDKLEDQNLHIASQLARHRKDTQEFYRNICQQTETFKNVFENMDHKKLSLLKELLVHNSMRDEPSNGSARERDTQAEASIALLGAVLRSVEALLCRLTGDAWQNQDLPSPPYCHTAPPDARECEPQAGYTQIGDTNMCYTQFSSMNMTKAEALPHEPIHLQSTAPCLSDYDLSKLVSISPLFRTLQEIQLSLHNLTAVLGHSAQENHDVQLIPTALDKLSPQHSAIFLFGCQVMQLLANCPLFPSVLLLLAKSIPVSSSSSNEGLLAHCLGDFYFDATNQILYLSEAKLQHVGHFIATILQSMAHIASGSKPQSFMQALHEAISALSLQLFNFSFKWITAESKLDASDGQQGALVEEFLNIRVPTEAQFTEHLLASRFEKYKYFKLEQLISNIKPSSTEDTEKGLPPKGTPMQMSCIEEEIDRMNESFLQLSVQLQKRAHMSTWQKERENSAGNHSAGATPTSMPCLSRNGTILLELKRRYVSQRLNELQITLGQIRQCQQHDDKSKDRTRGHTQTDSNTTQRGHSEHYPGVDGCSPSEGQRQDSIPASQSHGQQTAESRGLGSYKPESHISDQQRSDTVQTPNLDTLLDCQMQKSQDLLHLSVPRTEELNSQITIENTTGHTDIDAMWGATDLNMDK from the exons ATGGATGTTTTAGGACCAGATATCCATGCGAATAATATTGGGAAGATCCATTTGGTCCAGTTTGACTCTGAAGGAGTGTTTGGCTGGATTCCGACACAAAAAGAGATTATTAATCAGCTTCTCTCAG AACCAATTGAACTCCTAAATACAAGACCCCGGAAGAGGAGAGACacagatgaagaagatgatgattaTGACTTAGCTGTCCTTCCTCGTATCCCAAACCCTGTCGCCTGTCTGTCCTCTGGTGACATGCTCATTTTCCATCTCACCATCAACCACACGG ATCGCCATCTCAGCCACTTTCCAGTGTATCAGAAAGACCATCTGTTTAACAGTAACCCCAGCTGGGACTTTGGTGCCTTCAGACGTCTGCAGATACTCATGAAGCAGACAAACTTCAACTCCACAAG ATTTGCCCATGTGTTTTCAGAAACAGGGAAGTATGTGTTTGTGGACAATGCTGTTCCAGAGTGGAGTATGGTGGTCGTTGTGAGTGAGGAGGGGACAGAGTGTGACCCTCGGGCCGCTGTCTTTCAGCCCATGACCCCAGCACAGCTGGTCAAGTATGGGATTGTCAAGCAGCACCGACTCAACCTTCTACCAGATTGGGGACTAATTGCAG GGATCCTGAGTGTGCTGCTGGTGGTAGTTGTGGTTGTGACCACCACAGTGCTGGTTCTACGGCCCGGCAAAGCAAAGCTTGTGTCCCAGTGGAGGACAAAGCCCAAGTGGCGCAACCTTGGGGAGCCCTTCTGTCCAGTGGAGTGTGTTTGCAGTGGAGAAAG CCTAGTTGTCCCAAACTTAGATGGCCTCCTTGGCAGAAGGGGTGTAGGAGAGGGAGCAGAGGCCGAAGAGCCTGCTGTTTCAAAGGGAG GAGGCGTGTTGGGGCGCTGTGATTTAGAGGAGTTCAATGTGAAAACTCTGTACGACAAACTAGAGGATCAGAACCTCCACATAGCCTCACAACTGGCCCGACACCGCAAAGACACACAGGAGTTCTACAGAAACATTTGCCAACAGACTGAAACGTTCAAG AATGTCTTTGAGAATATGGATCATAAAAAACTGAGTCTTCTTAAAGAGCTGCTAGTCCATAATTCTATGAGGGATGAACCATCAAATGGcagtgcgagagagagagatacacaaG CTGAGGCATCTATAGCATTACTGGGAGCTGTTCTCAGGTCAGTGGAAGCTCTTTTATGCAGGCTGACAGGAGATGCTTGGCAGAACCAGGATTTGCCTAGTCCCCCATACTGCCATACTGCTCCTCCTGATGCCAGGGAATGTGAGCCACAAGCTGGATACACCCAAATCGGTGACACCAACATGTGTTACACACAG TTTTCATCGATGAATATGACCAAAGCAGAAGCTCTTCCCCATGAGCCAA TCCATCTACAGAGCACAGCCCCTTGTCTAAGTGATTATGACCTGTCCAAGTTGGTCAGCATATCTCCTTTATTCAGGACCCTGCAAGAGATCCAGCTGTCTTTGCATAACCTCACCGCAG TTCTAGGGCATTCGGCCCAGGAGAACCATGATGTCCAACTTATCCCAACTGCACTAGACAAACTCTCGCCTCAACACTCCGCCATTTTCCTGTTTGGTTGCCAGGTGATGCAGCTGCTTGCAAACTGCCCCTTGTTCCCCTCTGTGCTTCTGCTACTGGCCAAATCTATCCCTGTTTCATCATCTTCCTCTAATGAAGGTCTGCTGGCACATTGCTTAGGGGACTTTTATTTTGATGCGACCAATCAAATCCTTTATCTGTCAGAGGCCAAGCTTCAGCACGTGGGACATTTTATCGCTACCATTCTGCAGTCCATGGCCCACATAGCATCAG gaTCCAAACCCCAGAGCTTTATGCAAGCTCTCCATGAGGCCATTTCAGCTCTAAGCCTTCAACTGTTCAACTTTTCTTTCAAATGGATCACAGCAGAG TCAAAACTCGATGCATCAGACGGGCAACAGGGTGCGTTAGTTGAGGAATTTCTCAACATTAGAGTTCCCACTGAGGCGCAGTTCACTGAGCATCTACTAGCCAGCAG GTTTGAGAAATACAAATACTTCAAGTTAGAGCAGCTCATCTCGAACATCAAACCGAGTTCAACTGAGGACACAGAGAAAG GGCTACCACCAAAAGGGACTCCGATGCAG ATGTCCTGTATAGAGGAAGAAATAGACCGTATGAATGAGTCTTTCTTGCAGCTGAGTGTGCAGCTACAGAAGAGAGCTCACATGAGCACGTGgcaaaaggagagagagaacagtgctGGCAACCATTCTGCG GGGGCAACTCCGACAAGCATGCCATGCCTGAGTCGCAATGGAACAATCCTGCTGGAACTGAAGAGACGCTATGTATCACAGCGCCTCAATGAGCTCCAAATCACGTTAGGCCAGATCCGACAGTGCCAGCAGCATGACGACAAGTCAAAAGACAGGACAAGAGGccatacacaaacagacagcaaCACCACTCAGCGGGGGCACAGCGAGCATTATCCTGGCGTAGATGGCTGCAGTCCCTCTGAGGGCCAGCGGCAGGACAGTATTCCAGCCAGCCAGAGTCACGgccaacaaacagcagagagcagaggtcTTGGTAGCTATAAACCTGAGAGTCATATTTCTGACCAGCAGAGGAGTGATACTGTCCAGACCCCCAACCTTGACACATTACTTGACTGCCAGATGCAAAAGAGCCAAGATCTGCTGCATCTCAGTGTCCCTCGAACAGAGGAACTAAATAGTCAGATTACAATTGAAAATACAACTGGACATACCGATATTGATGCCATGTGGGGGGCTACTGATCTGAATATGGATAAATGA